The Fusobacterium perfoetens genomic interval ACAACTTTTTTGAAAAAATATTAAAAATTTTTATTTTATTTTTACAAAATTTAAACTATCCTTTACAAATCAATATTTTATTTATATAAAATATTTTAAAAATTTTTTCTTAATATTTTATAAAAATACTAAATTTTTTTATAAAAAAGTGAAGCTGACTAACAGCCTCACTTTATTTTTTTATTTTATAAATATATTTTGTTGCTTTTAGTTATATATTTCTTTTCTTCATGTCTTGGTCCTTCAAAGAAAACTTTATATGCTCTGTATGTTTCATAGACATCAAGTTTAGAAGAAACTTCAAAAGGTGAATGCATTGCAAGAAGAGCAGGACCTACATCTATAGTTCTTATACCTTTCATTGCAAGATATTTTGCTACTGTTCCTCCTCCACCTTCATCTATTTTTCCAAGCATTCCTGTTTGCCATTTTACTCCATTATCATTAAGTAGTTTTCTTATTTCTCCAACATATTCTGCATCAGCATCATTTGTACTGTATTTTCCACCTGAACCTGTATATTTAGTAATAACTATACCATAATTAAGCTGAGCTGCATTTTGAGGATCATTTACACTCTTAAATACAGGATCTATTCCTACTGTTACATCTGAAGATAATGCTTTAGAATTCCATAATGTTTCTTTTAAATAAAGATCAGAATATATTCCTTTAGCTTTAGCTATCATGTCACTTGTAAAATATTCAAGATATTGACTCTGAAGCCCTGTAGAACCATCTGAGCCAGTTTCTTCCTTATCAGCAAGGAAACATACTGCTGTTCTTTCAGGAATACCCTCTATATCAAGTATAGCTCTTAATGAAGTATATCCACATATTCTGTCATCTTGTCCATAAGCTCCTATAAGAGATCTGTCTATTCCTACATCTTTAGCTCTTTGGCTTGGAACAAGTTCAAGTTCAGCTGAAATAAAATCTTCTTCTGTCATTCCATAAGCTTTATTAAGTCTCTCAAGAACACTGTATTTTACAAGTTCTTTTATTTCATCATCTTTTATTATTGAAGGAATTGATCCTACTATAATCTGAAGTTCTTCTCCTTTTATCACTTCTCTTGCTTTTCTTTCTCCTTGAACAACTCTATCAAGATGAGGAAGAATATCAGGAACAGTAAATACAGGATCATCTTCATGCTCTCCTATTACTATTTTTACCTTTCTTCCATTTCCAAGAACAACAACTCCATGAAGTGCTAGTGGAATAGAAGCCCATTGATATTTTTTTATTCCTCCATAATAATGTGTTTTCATATAAGCAAGTTCAAATTCTTCATATAGAGGATTTGCTTTAAGATCAAGTCTTGGCGAATCAATATGAGATACAACATAATTAATTCCATTTAAAATATCTTCTTTTCCTATTACTGCAAGAACTGCATTTTTTTCTCTGTTGACATAGTAAATTTTATCTCCTGGAACAAGAGTTTCTTTAAATCTTGCATCAACAAATCCACATTCTTTTGCAAGTTCAACACTGAAATCTATAAATTCTCTTTCAGTTTTTCCAATATCCAACACTTTTTTATATTCCTCACCCATAGTAAAAATCTTTTCTACTTTTTCTGGAGAAATATCTTTCCAACCGTTTACTTTTTTGTACAACATAGTATCACCTTATTTCTTAAGTCTTTTATTTAAAACCTCAGCTTCTTTTTCATATCCAGCTTTTCCTAATAGAGCAAACATGTTTTTCTTGTAAGCTTCAACACCTGGTTGATTAAATGGATTTACACCTAAAAGATATCCACTTACACCACATGCTTTCTCAAAGAAATAGAATAAGTATCCTAAGTTAAAAGCATCCATTTTAGGTACTGCTATTCTTATATTAGGTACTCCCCCATCCATATGAGCCAGCTGAGTTCCTTCCATTGCTTTTTGATTTACAAAATTCATTCCTTTTCCTGCAATATAATTTAATCCATCTAAGTCTGCTTCATCAAATGGAATTACCACATCTGCATCTGGAGAAACAACATCTATTAATGTTTCAAATAATATTCTCTGACCATCTTGAATATATTGTCCCATTGAATGTAGATCTGTACTTAAATCAACTGAAGCAGGGAATATTCCTTTTCCATCTTTTCCTTCTGATTCTCCAAATAATTGTTTCCACCATTCTGCTACAAAGTGAACTTTTGGTTCATAGTTTATAAGAAGTTCTATTGATTTTCCTCCTCTTAAAAGAAGATTTCTCATTGCAGCATATTTATAACAGTCATTATTTTTATAATCAGCTTTATAGTCGTTTTGAGCTTCTCTTGCTCCTGCCATTAAATCGTCTATAGAGATTCCTGCTGCTGCTATTGGAAGAAGTCCTACTGGTGTTAAAACAGAAAATCTTCCACCTACATTATCAGGAATTGTGAAAGTTTCATATCCTTCTTCTGTTGATAATTTTTTAAGTGCTCCCTTAGCAGCATCTGTTGTAGCATATATTCTTTTTCTTGCTTCTTCAACACCGTATTTTTTCTCAAGCATTTCTTTAAAGATTCTAAAAGCAATAGCAGGCTCTGTTGTAGTTCCTGATTTAGAAATTACATTTACAGAAAAATCTCTGTCTCCTATCACTTGAATTAAATGAGAAAGATAAGTTCCAGATATACTGTTTCCTGCAAAATAAATTTCAGGAGCTTTTCTTTCTTCTTTAGAAAGTTTATTATAAAAAGTATGTGATAGTAATTCTATTGCAGCTCTTGCACCAAGATATGATCCTCCAATACCAACTACTACAAGTACATCTGAATCAGATTTTATTTTTTCAGCAGCCTTTTTAATTCTTTCAAATTCATCTTTATCATAATCTGTAGGAAGGTTTATCCATCCTAAAAAGTCATTTCCTGCTCCTGTTCCCTCTTCAAGAGTTTTAACTGCAGCATTTACTTCTGCTTCCATCCCCATTAATTTTTCTTCACTTACAAAATCAAGTGTTTTTGATAAGTCTAAACTTAACTTGTTCATCTTTTCCCCCTTGTTATGAATTTTTTAAATACCAATTTCTTTTTCTAAAACTTTTATTCTTTCTTCAAGTTTCTTTATGGTTTCATTATTTTTATTGATTGCATCATTCAATCTTTTTATTTCATTCTCTATATTTTCAACTCTTTCATCAAAAGTTTTAGCATCAAACCCTATTTTATTAAGTTCATTTGAAAAATCCACAACGAGAGTCTCCAAAATTTCCAATTCTTTTTTATTGGCTTTTTCCAAATCAATTTTATTCAATGCATTTGATAAATCATATGCAAATTGGTATCTTGTAAGAGGTTTATTCCCTTCAAACCTAAAGGAATCTTCCTCTATTACTCCTTCTGCTACTAATTTTTCAACAGACTTATAAGCCCAGTGGTTTTTATCAATATCTTCATATTTTAATTCACTGTAAGACAGTACAGAAATAATAAAAAAAGACACTGCTACTGTTAGTTTCTTCATGAAATTCCTCCTCTGTCATTTATACTCTCAGTATATCACAACACTAAGCCCTTATCAATAACAACTGATTTCTGTTAAAAACAATAAGTAAAAAAAGTAAAATTTCTCATACAGAGCTTTAATAGTTTTGACACTCTTTTTCTCTGTTTTGTTATTTAAATATAAAAAAACAGTACAGCTCTCACTGTACTGTAAAAAAATTCTATAATAATTTTTCTGCTATGCTCACTTTTACTAAAGCTTCATGTAAACTTTTCTGAGTTAAAATAATATTCTTATCTTCAGTAAGTTTTTTAAGTTTTTCTTCTGCAAAAGCTGCTTCTTTTCTTGCATTTTCAAGGTCAATTTCTGATGCCAGCATTGCCTCATCAACAAGAACTATTACTTTATTGGAATTTATTTCTAAAAATCCTCCAGAAACATAATAAGGAATTTCTTTTCCTTTTTCCTCTCTTACAATCATCTCACCTACAGCAAGACCTGCAACGAAAGGAGAGTGATTTGCAAGAATTCCCATATCTCCTTCTGTTGTTCTAACAAGAACAAACTCTACATCATTAGAATATATTTTTCCACTTGGTGTTACGATTTCAAGTCTAAAGTTCGCCATAATTATTCAGCTCCCTTCATTAACTCTCTTCCTTTTGCAATAGCTTCTTCTATTGTTCCTACATATAAAAATGCTTGTTCAGGAAGGTCATCATGTTTACCTTCAAGAATTTCTTTAAATCCTCTTACAGTTTCTTTTATAGGAACATATTTTCCTGCCATTCCTGTAAACTGCTCTGCAACAGAGAATGGTTGAGAGAAGAATTTCTCTATTTTTCTTGCTCTTGATACAGTCATCTTATCTTCATCTGATAATTCATCCATACCTAAGATAGCAATGATATCTTGTAATTCTTTATATCTTTGTAATACAGCCTGAACTTCTCTGGCAACTGTATAATGCTCATTTCCAACTATATCTGCATCAAGTGCTTTTGATGTAGAATCAAGAGGGTCAACAGCAGGATATATTCCAAGAGAAGCTATTCTTCTTGAAAGAACTGTTGTTGCATCTAAGTGTGAGAATGTTGTAGCTGGTGCAGGGTCAGTAAGGTCGTCTGCAGGCACATATACAGCCTGAACAGATGTTATTGAACCTGTTTTTGTAGAAGTA includes:
- a CDS encoding aminopeptidase, with the protein product MLYKKVNGWKDISPEKVEKIFTMGEEYKKVLDIGKTEREFIDFSVELAKECGFVDARFKETLVPGDKIYYVNREKNAVLAVIGKEDILNGINYVVSHIDSPRLDLKANPLYEEFELAYMKTHYYGGIKKYQWASIPLALHGVVVLGNGRKVKIVIGEHEDDPVFTVPDILPHLDRVVQGERKAREVIKGEELQIIVGSIPSIIKDDEIKELVKYSVLERLNKAYGMTEEDFISAELELVPSQRAKDVGIDRSLIGAYGQDDRICGYTSLRAILDIEGIPERTAVCFLADKEETGSDGSTGLQSQYLEYFTSDMIAKAKGIYSDLYLKETLWNSKALSSDVTVGIDPVFKSVNDPQNAAQLNYGIVITKYTGSGGKYSTNDADAEYVGEIRKLLNDNGVKWQTGMLGKIDEGGGGTVAKYLAMKGIRTIDVGPALLAMHSPFEVSSKLDVYETYRAYKVFFEGPRHEEKKYITKSNKIYL
- the atpC gene encoding ATP synthase F1 subunit epsilon, with translation MANFRLEIVTPSGKIYSNDVEFVLVRTTEGDMGILANHSPFVAGLAVGEMIVREEKGKEIPYYVSGGFLEINSNKVIVLVDEAMLASEIDLENARKEAAFAEEKLKKLTEDKNIILTQKSLHEALVKVSIAEKLL
- a CDS encoding coiled-coil domain-containing protein — encoded protein: MKKLTVAVSFFIISVLSYSELKYEDIDKNHWAYKSVEKLVAEGVIEEDSFRFEGNKPLTRYQFAYDLSNALNKIDLEKANKKELEILETLVVDFSNELNKIGFDAKTFDERVENIENEIKRLNDAINKNNETIKKLEERIKVLEKEIGI
- a CDS encoding glucose-6-phosphate isomerase, producing MNKLSLDLSKTLDFVSEEKLMGMEAEVNAAVKTLEEGTGAGNDFLGWINLPTDYDKDEFERIKKAAEKIKSDSDVLVVVGIGGSYLGARAAIELLSHTFYNKLSKEERKAPEIYFAGNSISGTYLSHLIQVIGDRDFSVNVISKSGTTTEPAIAFRIFKEMLEKKYGVEEARKRIYATTDAAKGALKKLSTEEGYETFTIPDNVGGRFSVLTPVGLLPIAAAGISIDDLMAGAREAQNDYKADYKNNDCYKYAAMRNLLLRGGKSIELLINYEPKVHFVAEWWKQLFGESEGKDGKGIFPASVDLSTDLHSMGQYIQDGQRILFETLIDVVSPDADVVIPFDEADLDGLNYIAGKGMNFVNQKAMEGTQLAHMDGGVPNIRIAVPKMDAFNLGYLFYFFEKACGVSGYLLGVNPFNQPGVEAYKKNMFALLGKAGYEKEAEVLNKRLKK